The following DNA comes from Chitinophagales bacterium.
TGGTCGTAAAGGTATAATTAGAGCGAAAACCTTGTTTGTTAACGATATATCCTTCTCTTAGATAAATAGATTCTGGCAACATGGTATTTATTCCTTTTTCATCAGCTCTATATTTGGGTCTAATTTCAAGGTCTTGTGTTATCAATTTACCTCTGTATTCTATATTCAAAAGTCTATTCACATTTATAAATGAAAAACTTATCTCAATAAGAAAAAGCGATGCTGTTAATAAATATACTTTAAAAATTATTTCTTTATTAATTCTTTTTTTATATAATAAAAGTAAACTTAAGCTAAGTAAAAGAACAGCAACATAAATAAAGTATTTGCTAAGTTGAATCGTAAGAAAAACAAAGAAATAATATTTTGGATATAGTTCTCTAAATGTATTATATGGATAGTTTTTTACTTCTTGTAGAAATGTTTTTGTTTCTAAACTAAAGAGGTCTATAATTAATAAGTCATAAAAATTAATAACCAGCATTATAGCAAGAAACACTGTAAATCCAATCAAGAATTGTAATAAAGTATTCCCAAATCGTCTATTCATTAGTAAGGATTTTACGAATACTATCATTTAGCCACTCTTCATTACTAGATGCTTTATTAAGAATGAATAATTTTTTAAAAGTTTGTGTATTGATTTGATTAACACTAAAATGTTCTTTTAGTACATCTTTAATTCTATCACTAATAATACCATCCTTTAAATATATAGATAAATAACGATTATTTTTAAGTTTTAAATACCCTGAATGTTTACTTCTATATAACTCATTGCCTTGAATTATTGACCAATTTTTACTATTAATTTCATCACAAGTATTATAACTAATAAAGTCTGTTTTATAATCATAAACATCTTGCTGAAATACAAAATTACTATCTGTATTATTTTGAATAGCTTCTAATAAAATAAAAAAATCTATGGGTTTATTCGTTGAAACATCAACAAAAGTTCCATTAAAATAAGCATCTTGAACAATCCATTTTTTTTCATCATCTAAGTGTACAATGTTAGTTTGGTGTGTGGCAAATTTTTCTCCCATATCATACCTATATGATTTATAGCCTAAATCTTCAAATACATTTTTAAGAAATAATGATGCCCCACCACAAAAAACGCTAAAACTATCTTTGTAAAAAAAATCATAAAACTGTTGGCTTGAAAGCTCTCCCCATTTGATATTCGTTTTACTCAAACAAGTATAATCTTCTCCTAAGTCAATTAACTCTGCAGTTTTTTTTCTTATAAAAGAGGTTTTTTCAAAATCACTTGAATACTTTTTAAGTTGATTATTTAAATAAATAATAAAATCTAAATAAGATTGGTGATGCTCATATCGCTTATCATTTATTTCAATTTCATAAAGATGTTCACAATTAATATTTTCTACAAGTGATTTTTGATAAAATGGTGCACTCCAATACACTAATGATTTAATAGTGTTAATGCTTGGATAAAAAATAGCAAGTAAAGAAACCACTAAAAGTAAAAAAGTAATGACTTGAAGTTTTGTAAAAGTTTTTAAGAGAAAAAAGGGATAAACTATAATAAAAACAAGTGCTGAAAAAAACGTGTACTTTATAAAAACATGAACAAGGGTTGCATAATTAGGAAAAAACTTCACTAAATCAGACGGAAGTGCAAATAATAAAATATCAAAATTATGAAAAACAATAAGATAGTACCAGATTAGTAGATAAATTATACTCAAACATAGGATAACTTTTAGAACACTTTTTATTTTCATTCCTCCAATCATTTTTTTGAATTAAAAAAATCAAGTATTTTATCACATACATAGCTTTGCTCTTTTTCAGTCATGCCATTATACAAAGGTAAACTTAAAAGATTCTGAGCTAATTTTTCAGCTATTGGCAATCCTCCTTTCTGGTATCCCATTTTGTTATATGCTTTTTGTAAATGAGGTGGCACAGGGTAATGTATAAGTGTATGAACTCCTTTTTTTCTTAAGTGAGCTTGTAGTTTATTTCGTTGTGTTGTTTTAATAACAAATAGATGATAAACATGATAAGACTCAGATTTTGATACAGGGAGTTTAATATCATGAATATGTTGTAGCTTGTTTATATAAAATTCAGCTAATTTTCGTCTTTCATTATTCCATTTATCTAAATGTTGAAGTTTAACATTCAGAAAGGCAGCTTGTATTTCATCTAAACGATTGTTATAACCTATAAGCTCATTATAATATTTCTTTGAAGAGCCATAATTTCTTAATAAACAACATTTTTTAAATAATTCTTTATCATTTGTACAAATTGCACCGGCATCACCTAAAGCACCTAAATTTTTTGATGGGTAAAAGCTTGTGGCATTAATATGACCCCAACTTCCAATGGCTTTTTCTTTACATTTTGCTCCTTGCGCTTGCGCAAAATCCTCTATTATATACAAGTTGTTTTGTTGTGCAATATCCATTATTTTATCCATTTCACATGGATTCCCATACATGTGTACAGGCAGAATTGCTTTTGTCCTACTCGTTATTTTTGCCTGTATCTTGTCAATATTTATATTGTACGTATCTTCTTCTGGCTCTACAGGCACAGGTATAGCCCCCACAAGGCTTACTGCCAGCCATGAAGCAATATAAGTGTTAGAAGGGACAAGTACTTCATCTCCTTTTTTAATACCAACGCTTTTTAAAGCAATTTTCAAGGCGTCAAGTCCAGAACTAACGCCTATAGTGTATTTTGTTTCTGTAAATTTCGAAAATTCTTCTTGAAATGCTTCAACATTTTCACCTAATATCAAACTATTAGATTGTAAAACCTTTTGAAATGCTTCAATCAATTTTTGTTGAAGAATACCATTTGTATTTTGCAAAGAATAAAAGGGAACTATCATTTATTTTTCCAATAATTTAAAAAATCATTAAAGTCTCTAATATAATCATCAAGAGAGTATGATGTAGAAGAAAGTATAAGTTGAACTGCTCCCGCTGAATATTTCATTGTGTGCCAATAATTAGGCGGAATTAATAAGCCTTCATTAGGATTGTTTAAAATAAATTTCATGGTGTTTAAATTTATATCAATTAACTCAACTTCTATTTCACCTGAAACGGCTACTAAGATTTGAAAGGATTCTTTGTGAGCATGTTTGCCACGAATAATATCTGAGGGTGTTGAGTATGTCCAATAAGTTCTTTTGACTTTAAAAAAATGATTTTTTTCACAATCTACTATACTCAAATATCCTTCTGGAAGGTTACCTTTTTTCTCAAACTTAATGATGTGTGGTTTAATATTTCTCAATCTCTTTAGGTTTCATTATAAAAAACTCATACCGCCAAGTACCAGGAATTTTTTCTAAGGTATAATTTTTTTTGAAATAATCTTGTAACAAAATCATTTTTGAGGTTAAGTCATAGCCATAAAAAGAAGTTCCTATTTTTTTAGCATCTGTATTAACAAAATCTATCAATACAAGATTATAGCCCTCATTTAAGCGATTGGCTATGCTGTCTTTTGCCATTTCAAGATATGCACTATCAGACAATTCTAATTCAAATGAAAGTCCTTCAGGATAGTGAAGATAACGTAAACTATCATACCCCCCCCATTCTAGAGCGGCAATAGAGTTAAAGTTTTCAAAACCTCTGCCTATGTATATAGTCTTTGTATAATTCTCAATAGCATTCTCAATGATTCTTACATTGCTTTTTGATTTCAAATCTTTATACTTAGAATGCTCAATTCTTCCAATAAGTGTTATAATAGGAAGAGTTAATAAACACAGTAAAAGAAATTTCTTAAACCTCTTTAATTGTATAAATAACAGTAGAATTAACCAAAAGATAAAAAATTGGGGTTGTATAAAAAACTGAGGATCTGAACCTTGTTCATAAAAATTCATAGCAGTTCCTAAGCCAAAGACAAAAAATAAAAAATGAGCTATTTTAACAATATTGTTTAGTTTATTTTGACGCAAATACGAATAATAAGACTTAGACAATATAAAGAATAAAAGCAATCCTAAAATAATTTTAGAAGCAGAAAAAGCACCTAAAGTTTTTGATGTATATCCAGAAAATAAAAAAGTAATTGTGTTTCCAATAACTAAAGGGATTTTATTAAAAAGTATGCCACTTATCCATAGGCTTCCTGTCCCTTTGGCAGGATACCAAATACCTAAAAAAGAAACGTTTAATAAGATACTTATTATTAAAAATAAAAGGAAAATTAAAGAAAAACTCATAACAACATTTTGTATTCTTTTTTTTACATCTTCGTTATCAAGAAATAATAGATAAAGAAACCAAGCCCCAAAAGCTGGCACACCGCTTGTCCAATGAAAAAGCATAGAAAAAGCAAAAAGTAAAGTAGTGCTTAGTAAATAAAGCTGGGATTTTTCTTTGACATAATAATAAAATGAAAATACACCAAACACAAAAAAAGTATAGGAAGGGAAAATATCTTCATTACTAATAGAAAGGAAAAACACCCCTGGAAGGACAAAGTGAAGTATTGTAGCAAAAAATGCAGCCCTATAACTATTAAAAATTTTATATGTAAAATAAAATATACCCGCTGTTAAAATAGCACTAGCCAAGCCATTAAACAATACTATAGCATCATATGTATTAATAACAAAAAACCTATTCAATAATAAGTAAAAATATTTAACAGTAGGATAGTATAACAAATCACCATATTCAAGTGAACCAGTACCTCTTAGGTATTCTAAAATACCAGTAGCCTTCCAAATACCATTTCCTGTAACAGCCATAGACATTTGATAAGTATAGTAAAACCACACATAAAAACTAAGCGTAAAAACGAAAATAAAAATACTTGATGCTATATTTAAAAACTTCTTATTATCCATCCTTAGATATTAAATAGTTATTCATTATCAGCACGTCTAAGCCACTTGCGTAAAAGGAAGCTAAAGCATCTTGTGGAGAACAAACTATAGGTTCATGAGATAAATTAAAGCTTGTATTTAATACCACGCCATGTTTATTTATTTTTTTTAACTCTTGCAATAGTTTGTAAAACAAATGGTTTTGTTGTGCATTGACTGTTTGAATTCTAGCTGTATTGTCTACATGGCATACTGCTGGTATTTCTTTTTTAGCAAAATCTGTAGTTGAAAAGGTAATATTCATATAAGAAGCCTTTTGTGGTGTACCTATAAAGTAAAGCTTTTTATCTTCTTCTAAAACGCTAGGACAAAAAGGCCTAAAAGTTTCTCTAAACTTAATTTTGCTATTAACTAACTCTTGCATTTTTGGATTGCATGGATTCGCTAAAATACTTCTATTCCCTAGCGCTCTAGGACCAAATTCCATACCGCCTTGAAACCATCCAATAACTTTATTTTTTTTAATCAGTTGAGCAGCAACAATTTCAGGATTGTCAATTTTAGAATATTTAATATGGTTTCTTTTTAGTATATTCAATACATCAGAATCCGTATATATATTCCCTAAATAATAATTTTTGGGTTTTACAGGTTTTTTGTTTAACTCTTGACTTAATATCCATGCAGCTCCTAATGAAATTCCGGCATCGCTAGATGCTGGTTGTACAAAGAAATTATTTACTTCTTCTAGCTTAGTAATGGCTTGATTCATTACACAATTTAACGCAACACCTCCGGCAAAACATAACTTATTTATGTTTGTTTTATGAATATAATCCAAAACTATTTTTTGCATTAAATTTTCAATATGCTGCTGTGCTGAAGCAGCAACATCATAATAAAATGGTGTAATTTCTTCTGTAGGTATTCGTCTTCCTTTGCCTAATTTTTCAATAAATTTATCATTAAACAACATTTCAATTTGATGCGGACTGGGTGTTCTTGGTGGTATGGAAACCAAATAATCTTCATTTATTTTGAGTTCGCCATCTTTATAAGCTATAAGCCAATAAAAATCATATTTACTCCTATCTCCATATGAAGATAGACCCATTAATTTATATTCGTCACTTTCTTTTTTAAAACCACAATATTGTGTTATTAAAGAATAAAAAATGCCTAAACTATTTGGGCGTTCAAAACGCTTTAAAACTTCAATATCAGCATCTTTTCCTTGTGCTATTTGCATAGAAACTCCGTCTCCAGAACTATCCATAGTAAAAATTAAAGCTTCTTTAAAACTGGAAGCATAAAAAGTGCTAGCAGCATGACAATCATGATGGTGAAATACTTTTATAATTGGTTTTATATTAAAATAATACAAAAAGTAATCTTCAAGTTTTTTGTAAATAAAATCGCCCCATGTGCTGCCATGAAAAGCTACGTGTGTTATGTCTTCTACTTTTTTACCTGAAAGCTTTAGCACTTCTATAATAGAGAGATATGGGAGTCTTCCAGCTGAAAATTTAATTCTATTTAATCGCTCCTCTTCAATGGCAGCCAAAACTTTACCATTTTCAACTAAACATGCTGCAACATCTTGATACCCTTGCCTAAAGCCACCATTAATACCTAATATTACCATTTAAAAGTAATTTTTTTGTTTAAGCATTGTACCAAATTGCGTTCCTTTCCACTTTCCTTCTCCTAATTCTAAGTCAACTATTTTTAAATCTCCAGCAAATTCATTGAGTTCACTTTGATAAATTGTGCCGTGTTTATCTATAGCTAAAGAACAGCCTACCATTTTTTTACCCTCATAAGGACCTCCAACAATATACCCCACACTTGTTGTACTTACTACTGGAATTTCATATAAGGTAGCTAACTCAGATAATGGTGCTATCCATTTGTCTTCATAAGGATCTATTTCTTCTGTAACAAAATGTTCTACCGTCCAACTTGATGGCGCTAAAATAATTTGTGCACCCATTCTAGCTAAAGAATGCCCCAAACAAAGTGCATTTCTATAATTATCGGCACAAATATTAATACCTATTTTACCAAATTCGGTGTCTACTACACTTAGTTTTTGTCCCATTCTGTAAAAAGGGAACTCTACTTCCAATAAATTTATTTTTTGATGCTTATGTACTATTTCTCCGTTTCTATTAATCAGAATAGAGGTATTAAAAATATCTTCTCCGTTTCTTTCTGTTAAACCCAAACATAACCAAATATTATGTTCTATAGCTAAATTCGAAAAAAAACGGCTACGTTCTCCAGGGATAGGCTCCGCTTCATTATAAGCACTAGGATGCGTCCATGCTAAATCTAATGTTTCTGGTAATAGAACCAAGTCTACACCTTGAGCCGCTGATTTTTCAATCATTTTTTGAGCTCTTTCTAAATTTCTTTCAGGCTCACCGCCTTCTACTAAAATTTGTGCAATGCCTACTTTCATTTATTTGTAAGGTAAGTTAAAATACTTTTCATAAAACACTTTAGTGAAAAAGCCAAAACGAGACAATACCCAAACAGGTATTTTCCCTAATCGCATTTTTGTATAACTATTCGGGTAATCCCAGAAGTTTTTGGGTGGCAATTTTAAGTATTCGTCAAACTGTTCTCTTGTTATTCCCAATCGCTTTATACATAAATTTATCACTTTTTCATCTTCTATTGCATAGGGCTCTTTTACGGCTTCTAAAGCTTCTTTTCTTGTCATCTGCTTGCTTCTAATTAAAGCAGAATAAGCTACTAATCTAAAATCAATGTTAAATTTTACCCGATGCACATAAGTAATTAAGGCCCAATATAAGTCATCGTAATAATGCGCACCAGGATATACCCAATCGAGTTCTTTTATAATGATTTCTTCTGCCTCTTTTCTTACATAAGGGTAATGATATAATGGCGCAAAGGTTTTAATGCCATTTAATGTATAAAAAAGCATTTCTTTAAGCCCTAAATTATAATTTGGGGCTTCAGGTTTCCATTTTTTTAGTGGATATGTGCCAAATCGTTTATGAAGCGATCGCAGTAAGTCGCCATCAAAATACGCCCAAGCTATAGGTCGTATCCCTTCTGTTCTAAAACTCTGTCCGTATAAAATAGTTTTTACCTTTTCTTTATAAGCTACACCATACAACGATGCACCTATACCTATATCGGTGCCATTATTTAATAAAGGTGTTGACGCTTTTAAATCAACAATTTTCAAATCTTTACATTCTCTAAAATCAGATGTAATTGTTCGTAACTCTACACCTAGTTTTCTTACTGCATTAAGCATATTTTCACCTGCCACAGGATTGTCAAAACCATCATTAAAATGAACGGCCAAAGGCCTCAAACCCCATTTTTTAACCGCCAACCACAACAAATAAGTACTATCTCTACCACCGCTAAAACCGATAATACAATCGTATTTTTTGCCTTCTCCCTCTTTTTTAATTTTGTCAAGTCTTTTTTCTAATTTCAATAAAGCTTCATCATTTTCAGGGTAAAGCTTACACAACTTATCATGAAAGGTGCACAATGAACAAACACCATCTTTATTAAAAGAAATAGCAGGTACGGTACTATCCGCTATACAACGAGTACAACGCTTGTATTCAATATTCTTATCAAAACCACTTACTTTTATCAAATCTTTATTTTTTACCTTTATGTTTGTAGGCTAAATTATAACTTAATTATGAAAATTTATCACATTGTTATACTATTTTTCCTTACTTCATGTTCTAATGAGAATAAAGAGTGTAATATACCTGAAGATGTAGAAGTTGATCGGCTTGTGTTTTACACAAAACAAACAGACAATGATAACACAGAAGCGGCAGTTAGCTTACGTGGAGCAAGTGATTCTTTAGAAACAGATGCAAAAATTGGTGTTTTTGATGAACGTTTAGGCTTGGCAGCTCAGATGGCAGCTACTGTTATACCTAGTAATAAGAATAAACTAGTAAACTGGAATGCCTACATATACTCTGATAGTGTTCAAAAAGACGTGTCTGTAATTGATATTTCTTTAAATCAAATTCATGGTGCTGTTTCTTCAAACTACAAGGATCCTAACTCCTTAGTTTCAGGGTGGTATATTGATGGTGAAAACTATGCTCAATTGGAATACATGTCAAGGCATATAGGAGGGCAAGAGGATGGAAAAACGTGGACTATTGATGACTATGGTTTTCATGCTATTGAAGATGGAAAATTAGTTTTTTCTATTAACACGAATGGCTTAATTTTACCAAAACTAGATAAAGAACCTGAAGGCGAATTGGGTGCCTTATATTTCAACACAAAAAAGAACGCCTACATGAAATATACAGCAAATGGTTGGGTGGAGTTTTAACTAAACATATACTTTATTACATCTTTAATAACTTTCTTAATAACAGACCACTTGCCTCCTGAGCCCCTGCCATGTTTTCTGCTTTGATGTATAATAGGCACTTCAATGAATTTGTAGTTCTTTTCTAATGCTTTTAATATAAATTCTGCATTAATAAAAGCAGATGTACTCTTTAGATTTAGATTTTTAAGTATTTCAGATTTAAATAAAACAATACTATTCACATCCGTTATTTTTTTGCGAGCAAGTAATGAAATCACTAAATTATACATTTTTGAGTTTAATCTTCTGTATAAATTATCGCTTCGTTTGTTTCTCTTTCCTATAATCAAATCATAGTCATCCATTAAAGATGCCATAGCAAAAAGATTATTGGCGGGAAACTGATGATCTCCTGATATAAAAAACACCCATTTACTTGTGGGAAGTGTAAAGGCTTTTTTAAAACTATCGCCAAAACCTTTATTTTGCTGATTTCTAACAAATTGTATAGGAATATCTTTGATTACGTAATTTTGCAAACGTACAAAAGTGCCATCCGAACTGCCATCATCTATAATTAAAATAGTAAGCTTAAATTTTTCAGAAAGATTTAAGGTTTTAACTTCATTTAAAAGCGCTACTAATGAATGTTTATCATTGTATGCAGGAATGGATATGGTAACATCAGGTTTCATTTAGTTATGATATTTGGGAGCACTGAATCTACAAAATATTGAGCCAAAAAATAGTTTCCTGTGCTATCCCAATGCCCTTCTCGTTTAGGAATTAGTTCTTTCCTGTCAATAATATAATCTGACGCTGAAAAGATTTGATTTTTATTAAACGAATTTGTAACTTTTCCAAAAAGTCTAACTTGATTTAAATTAGATTCAGAATTAATAAAGTCTGTTGTTGTGGGTAAAAAATAAATATAAAACGGAAAATTCTTACTTCTTGCATAAGCGTCCATAGCTTCTATAAGCTTTGATGAAAGATGCACGTTTTTTTGATGTATATTATTATGTTTTGATACCTCAAAAAATAAACCTAATCTATTGGGCGATGTATAATTGTTTTTGAATGTTTTAGAATCTTCTATATGTTCATTGTGAAGCATTAAGCTGTCTTTATCTAATGTAAAATAAGGTTTATAATAATCTCTAAAACTTAAATGAACTCTATCAATGTCAGCATTCACATATCCTAAAACAATTATATTTGGAGAAAATACATGCAATAAACGCTTCATGTATAAATAGATTTGATCAAAACCATAACCGCCAACACCTGCATTAATAACATGATAGCTAGAATCTAGCTGTTCTATAAATGCAGGAAGGGTATTAAAGTCACTTACTTCACATCCTTCTACAAAAGAATCTCCTATAAAAAGTATCGTCTTCTTGCTTGCTAAAGACTGATGTCCATTTTTTCTAATTCCTAATGAATCACTAGTAAACGTTTTATCATTGCAAAATGTTGTTGTACTATAGTTAGGTTTGATACGCCAACCCAATAAAGAGTCATATTCGTAAATTTTTGTTGAACTGCCCTCTATAAAACTATCCGTATAGTTAACATAATAATATTCTTTCCAAAATTGGCTTGTGTTGGGAATACGACCTGTTTTTATTCTAAAATTTACATAAACATGGATAGTACTAAAAAAAAGAATAATTAATATTAATCCAAAACTTATTAAAAATGCTATGTGCTTAGTTTGCTTTTTCATAAATCCATTAACTTATATATACAAATGGTATCTTGTTGCTTTTCAGGTTCTAAAAAAACCTCCACAGCATAAACAGAAACATTATCTGCTTCACTTAGCAA
Coding sequences within:
- a CDS encoding N-acetyl sugar amidotransferase, whose amino-acid sequence is MIKVSGFDKNIEYKRCTRCIADSTVPAISFNKDGVCSLCTFHDKLCKLYPENDEALLKLEKRLDKIKKEGEGKKYDCIIGFSGGRDSTYLLWLAVKKWGLRPLAVHFNDGFDNPVAGENMLNAVRKLGVELRTITSDFRECKDLKIVDLKASTPLLNNGTDIGIGASLYGVAYKEKVKTILYGQSFRTEGIRPIAWAYFDGDLLRSLHKRFGTYPLKKWKPEAPNYNLGLKEMLFYTLNGIKTFAPLYHYPYVRKEAEEIIIKELDWVYPGAHYYDDLYWALITYVHRVKFNIDFRLVAYSALIRSKQMTRKEALEAVKEPYAIEDEKVINLCIKRLGITREQFDEYLKLPPKNFWDYPNSYTKMRLGKIPVWVLSRFGFFTKVFYEKYFNLPYK
- a CDS encoding SGNH/GDSL hydrolase family protein, with the translated sequence MKKQTKHIAFLISFGLILIILFFSTIHVYVNFRIKTGRIPNTSQFWKEYYYVNYTDSFIEGSSTKIYEYDSLLGWRIKPNYSTTTFCNDKTFTSDSLGIRKNGHQSLASKKTILFIGDSFVEGCEVSDFNTLPAFIEQLDSSYHVINAGVGGYGFDQIYLYMKRLLHVFSPNIIVLGYVNADIDRVHLSFRDYYKPYFTLDKDSLMLHNEHIEDSKTFKNNYTSPNRLGLFFEVSKHNNIHQKNVHLSSKLIEAMDAYARSKNFPFYIYFLPTTTDFINSESNLNQVRLFGKVTNSFNKNQIFSASDYIIDRKELIPKREGHWDSTGNYFLAQYFVDSVLPNIITK
- a CDS encoding glycosyltransferase family 2 protein yields the protein MKPDVTISIPAYNDKHSLVALLNEVKTLNLSEKFKLTILIIDDGSSDGTFVRLQNYVIKDIPIQFVRNQQNKGFGDSFKKAFTLPTSKWVFFISGDHQFPANNLFAMASLMDDYDLIIGKRNKRSDNLYRRLNSKMYNLVISLLARKKITDVNSIVLFKSEILKNLNLKSTSAFINAEFILKALEKNYKFIEVPIIHQSRKHGRGSGGKWSVIKKVIKDVIKYMFS
- a CDS encoding FdtA/QdtA family cupin domain-containing protein, which encodes MRNIKPHIIKFEKKGNLPEGYLSIVDCEKNHFFKVKRTYWTYSTPSDIIRGKHAHKESFQILVAVSGEIEVELIDINLNTMKFILNNPNEGLLIPPNYWHTMKYSAGAVQLILSSTSYSLDDYIRDFNDFLNYWKNK
- a CDS encoding DegT/DnrJ/EryC1/StrS family aminotransferase yields the protein MIVPFYSLQNTNGILQQKLIEAFQKVLQSNSLILGENVEAFQEEFSKFTETKYTIGVSSGLDALKIALKSVGIKKGDEVLVPSNTYIASWLAVSLVGAIPVPVEPEEDTYNINIDKIQAKITSRTKAILPVHMYGNPCEMDKIMDIAQQNNLYIIEDFAQAQGAKCKEKAIGSWGHINATSFYPSKNLGALGDAGAICTNDKELFKKCCLLRNYGSSKKYYNELIGYNNRLDEIQAAFLNVKLQHLDKWNNERRKLAEFYINKLQHIHDIKLPVSKSESYHVYHLFVIKTTQRNKLQAHLRKKGVHTLIHYPVPPHLQKAYNKMGYQKGGLPIAEKLAQNLLSLPLYNGMTEKEQSYVCDKILDFFNSKK
- a CDS encoding carbon-nitrogen hydrolase family protein → MKVGIAQILVEGGEPERNLERAQKMIEKSAAQGVDLVLLPETLDLAWTHPSAYNEAEPIPGERSRFFSNLAIEHNIWLCLGLTERNGEDIFNTSILINRNGEIVHKHQKINLLEVEFPFYRMGQKLSVVDTEFGKIGINICADNYRNALCLGHSLARMGAQIILAPSSWTVEHFVTEEIDPYEDKWIAPLSELATLYEIPVVSTTSVGYIVGGPYEGKKMVGCSLAIDKHGTIYQSELNEFAGDLKIVDLELGEGKWKGTQFGTMLKQKNYF